The DNA sequence TCATTTCCTGCTTATTAGACAGTCTTCCCAAACCTGGATTTTAACATAAGGTTGGATTGGATAGCTACCATTAGcatgaaataatatgaaatattacaatTAATTAACCAATCTAAAACCTAatctaaaatgtaatgcaaccAAAAATGTTCTAAAAACTGATAAATTGACACCCTATGCTAACATTACTGTGTATATCATTACAGACATGCTGCATAAGCAATAGCTTTGGCCTAATCATGTAGTTAATAGTGTAGTACCTTGGTGAGTCCTTGGTATATCAAACTAATAACATTTCCCTGGGGTTAATTATCAAATTAAACATTCAACAGTTCCATGAAATGAGTGTTTTTCCAGTTCCAGATAGATACAATCGTTATGTGGTATTTACCATATGCTTCTTGAGAAATTAAAACCTCTCTCCATAACCATTGTCACGATATGTCTCTACAAACTGTTAACCCAGGAACCAGCAACAAAATTGATACAATGACACTACTGTGAGTGCTTTTTGAATTTACACCTCGAATAGAGACACAATAAGAAATGAGAGAGATAAGGACAGGGACTGACCACAGTGCCATGGTCAGGGTCGTAGAACCTCTCCAGCAGCTGGACACTGGTGCTTTTTCCGCAGCCGCTGCTGCCCACAAAGGCCAGAGTTTGGCCAGGCTTCACCGACACCGTCAGACCGTTCAGCACCTGGATGTCTGGGCGGGTCGGGTACGTGAACTTGCAGTCAATGAACTCAATATTACCTCTAAAATCAGGCTGttcaggagagggagagaaaaataatattagcATTGTCAATCCTTCTGGAAAATCCAAGGAATAAATAGTAGTTTGAGAGTAACTCTGCAAACTTAGTGCCCCTGGGCATAATACCACAACATTAATATGCTCCCATATTCTAGTTAGCATGGGGTCCAGTAGCAGTGCAGTTTATGACTGACTACTATACTGCAGTTTGAACAAACCAAGGTATTTCTGCACACTAGTAAAATACCTACAGTCAAAGATAGCTGttggataaatatttttccTTATGTTACACTGAACAGCAATAAATAGTCTTACTGTACATGCGAGTACCAGAAAAGATAGTGGTTGTTCAGTAAGCTAGCTGACTATGAATTACTTGTTGAGGTAATCTTATTAGGTCAAAATTCAGCAACATTTTCTATCACTAATGAAACTTAATTAATTCTAATGAAATTAATTCTATATTGAACCAAAGAAAGCACTGTGATGTTTGGTTCAGTAGGTATATAAAAATTGAAATCCTCacccatttctctccctcttgaCTGTAAACATTGATTTTGGATCTGCGGTCAAGTAGCTGGAAAAACCTGGCTGCTGAAATCTTGGCTTTGGCGTAGTCAGGTGTGTAAGAGGAAGCACGTCCTAGGGCTTGCCCACTCGTCACAATAGCTGAGATAACTCTGCACCAACAAGATGGGGAACAAGCAGCATGAACGTAGGCCCCAAGAACGTGGCCAAGTGTGTGAACAGCTTCAGTCTGCAGAGTTCCTCCAGAAGTGGCTCACGCTAACTGACAGGAGCTTTACTGTCCTCAGAACAAAGCATTTAATGGACGTCAACCTTCTCTAAAACTGCACAGCCCTTGTGCTGGAAGGCTGCCCTTCTTGACAAGCTGCAGGAGCAGGAACACGGCAatttccaataaataaatgtgcaacaAACTGTGGAAAAAGGCTTCCTTCAGGGTGAATGTGTAATTGCCTCCTTAATAGTCTGAGTAAGCTGGCTGGTACCCTCATGCTCACCATGACAGTTCTTGAGCCAGAATTGACCATAGGTTCATAAATCGGAACAGAGTATCTTCCATAAAACATCTTACAGCTTGGTGCCCAGAACTGTACACATCTTTCACAGTGGCATACTTTTTAATAGCTGTGAGTGTTAATGCCATCAAACTTACAGCCTCATCACTAACTGACATTGAAAAACATGAACAGACTCACCTGAACACGATACTGAAGTGGAGCCCCTGTTGTTCCACTAAAAATCCTCCAAACCTATAGGAGGCAGCATTGGCCAGGAAGATCACACACTGGGCAAAGCCAAAGCAGGCACCGTACACATTGGCCTTTTTCAAGGCTGCGTTGTATGGAGCTTCCACCTGGACCTCaaacatttccacaaacattttctCTTTCCCCAGACCAGCAATGGTGCGGATGTTATTCAGTGCCTCACCAGAAATCTACAGGAGGAATCAATGTTTTTGGTTTATTAGAACACGGAGGAACACAGAAGAAACAACATATTCAATAAATCTGTCAATCACTCAACACAGGCTCATTTAAAGCATTCTTAATGGAGACGCTGACCCCATGTACTTCACAGAGGGCCCTACTGAAATAGCAGAACACAACTGTAACTTATCTTATGAATTGTATTGGAATGATAATGAAACTATGATAGACAGTCTAAATAAATCATagaataacagaaaacaatgagatacacacagaatttaacacaacatttaaaaacacttatTCCAGTTCAAAATCAGTTTGAAAATGgtgtactgtacaaatagaCATGTAATGTCTAATTTAAACTAGCTATTTCAGATTTGGCTCATTTTAGGCTGGTGGGATGCAATTAAATTTAGAAAATCCATTTTTGAATCTTGTACAGCAGAGTCAATGTTGGCCAGTGTGGTGCAGCTCAAGTCAATGATGCTATGACAGATTGTCACAATAAAAGCAGCAGAGAATAGCAATTATACCTACTTATTCACCCACAACCTGTCAGgctcactttttgttttttacaaacGTGAAGCAGACGGTCCACCcaccattctttttttgttttattaggcCGGTAGAAACCAGAGAGAGTAATAGAGAAGGATTCACTGCACAGAAGGCGCCATGGCAGGGGACTGAACCGCCATTTGTGCATGGGGGTGTGGCTTCAAAGCAGGTCACCTTACGGACTGTGCCACACGTTGCCTTGGGCTCATTTTTGAGGGATAATACTCAAAGTTAAATCCATCCTTTTCACAAGTTTGGCATCACCCCCTGGAACAGAACCTGCATTTGCGAGTTTACCTGTCCCGCGGCCTCCATGGCCTGCTTGTCCATCTTGGCGAATCCGGTGAGCATCCTGGCCTGAAAACCCCCGGAGAGCGCCAGGAAGGGCAGGAAGCACATGATGACCAGACTGAGCTGCCAGCTGAAGTAGAAGGAGATGATGATGGCCACTCCGATGTTGGTCAGGGAGTTGACGATCATGCCTATCTGGGAGCCGGTGGCCTGCAAGCACAGCGCACAGCGTTACTGCCACACCCCAAGAGCACGAGCCGCACACAATGAGGAGGGGCAGGGTAAGAAAGGGAAAATGGCTTTCAGGCCTGAGAATACTTTAGTCCAGGGATGTCTAATCTTGTCCGAAAAGGGACGGTGTGGGTCGCATGATTCTACTTGCCAAGTTCTTGATTGAAGAGAGAGTTTGAATCAGGTGTTATAGTGCTGggatgaaacaaaaacctgcacccacaccagcccgtTACGAATAAGACTGGACACTCCTGCTTTAGACAAAGTTTTTCTGGGCCGGGCCTGTATCCTGTGATATATAGTCATAGTTTTGGAATATTAATTGACCATGCTGTTGGTCAGCGGTCACTAATATGGGGTGCAAGGAACCCTTGGGGTCCTCAGCAAaattgaaaaagtattttcctttttgataacattgtattatattcataattaaaatataacatattttATAACTGCTGTGAAAACATTACTTGACAGTGTTTGATAAACAGTTCTTGATAGTACTGTGATTAGTGCCACTGTTGAACATATATTGCTAAACAGTTACCAGCCTCTTAGAGATCTTATATAATCAAATCATAATTTAGACGTTTTCATGGATCACTAGTGTGCAAAATATTCAATGCATGGCATCGTATAGTGGGTATTGGACAGATCTTTCAAAATATAgagattttatttatacaattaaatgcaaaagtattgggacagttaTTTTGGCTTTATAATTATGTCACTGAATACCTTTATATTTAACTATATATCgattatatttattatagaGGTGAGCTAGAGGATGCTCACTTTAGAGATAACCCCTGATGTAGGTGACTGTATCACAATGAGAACTGAGAATGGCCTTGGGTCACATGACTGAGAGCCTCAGGAGAAAGCCGTTTTCCTGGGAGACACCCACCCCTTGGACTTGGGAGGCGTCGGTGGCCAAGCGTGTGGTCAGGGCCCCGGCGCTGTTCCTGTGGTCGTCGAACCAGCCGATCTCCTGGCCCAACATGGCCTGGAAGCCCAGCCGTCTCAGCCTCCGGGTCAGCAGCTCCCCAGACTTGGAGAAAGCATAGCCCTGAAACACAACGCAGGCTCCTTTTCAGTGGCTTTGCCTCAGGTTTATGGACTCCTTACAGTATGCAGTCAGTGtgcctgcatgtctgtgctGCTCCATGGAGTGAAAAGATTGAGAGCCGCAACCTTTGCAGAAGCAGAGTGACTAGTCTGGAAAGAGAGACATCCCCAGTCTAACCTGTTAGTTATTCCACTGATAAAACTGTACTCTGCTCACAAACAGACAACGCAAGTATTGACATGCGGAAGTGGTGTCCagttggggtgtggggtgtgtacCTGAAGAATCTGTGTGAAGAATGAAATCACTCCGATGAGTACGAACAACACACAGATTCCGTTGATTTCGTCTCTCTGGGCAACTGTATCAGTCATTGAGAAagtctgcaaaaataaaaagagatgtATCACAAACAGTTTTCACAcatgtatatgtaaatatgtatatatgtgtgtaggtgtacatATGTGtcaatatatatacatattcaaATATACAGAATGATaattgaacatgtttttttattatacagtattttaattgCAATGTAAGGTGTAAGGTAGTACACACCATTTACATCCAGGCAACTTACCCCAAGAATCTGGCTGAACAATAATGAATAGAGGGGGTTAACTCCACCATTCACAGCAGCGCCTATAGAGCCGAACACCATGTAAGGCCATTCTGGGGCATTGTATTTCAGGATCCGGGTCACAGGCGCTGGCTCTATTTTCTCCTGTGCCTCAGGTATAGGGTTCTGATATCATgcaaacccacacacgcatgcacgcacaaacatacacgcacacgcacacacacacacacacacacaccatgagaACTGAGTAAGTTGAAAGACATTGGATAATATATTGATATATGTATTGTTGATAAGTAATTAAAATCACAGACACGTTTATTCTGCATCACTGTTAGAATTGATTTTTTCAATAGCAGGCTCCGCTTTGGCCAAGCAAACTTTAAGCTAATCATTCTTCAttgtttttgattcattttacGGAATAGAACCAATAAACCCACTGGTACTGTTGAGTGTAGACGTGGTGGAAagtgattaaatattttttgtattaatcACTTTTTTTAAGAACTATCAGACATTGCTGTACTCATAACATGAAAGAATCCTGTTAATGAAGATTACTGAAGTAGCTGAAGTGGTGTTAAAAATGTCACTCGAACGAATATGTTctcaaaatatttgacttaCGTTCAGTAGGGAaggattttttaataaaaatgtctttgataACATTTATTGAACTGATGTGAAATGCATTGAAGCCAATCATTTCTCCTCTCCACTGATGTCCCTTTATTAAGTTGttgaaatgtctttgttgtaaaataaataccaagTCAATATGACTCACAAACAAAGgccctgtaaaataaaacattccagCAGCCTTGATACTAATGGAAGAAGTGAACATGGCAGTCCCAACACACTCCCACTGACCGTTTTGTCTATGTCACTTGAGACTGTTGAGTCACTGTAAGGCCGCACCGGCTCTCCAGCAATAGATATCGAAGCCTCTGGGATCACATTCGACAGctgtgaccttgacctttggcGGATAGAAGCTCTGCACAGACAAATAGCATTGTTTCAGTGATCTGTCCCTGGGTGCATAGACATAATTTAATACAGTTACCACATAATTATCCCCTTAAGATTTcctaacattaatatttcactaGAATATTTAGTTTAGAACAAGTATACCCTTAAAATTAACTGCCTATTGcaaaaaaacaggttttatCATGAGTGACGCCCAGCTGATATCATTCAGTAACTGAAATCCTTTCGGAATAAAAGCTCATATGAAGTGTGTGAATGTTGGAATGTTTGATAACAAGAACAGGCCAATATGCCCATCTAGGGTagtcatttatttgttatagCCAGAATGCAGATTTGAATTGTGCCCTGTAAGGGAAAACTTATTCAAGAACTATGTGCTGAGAACAAGGCTGAGGCTGTGGTCTCGAGGCTACACCATCAGTGCCTTCACCAttgacataaatatttttgaaatgttctaTGCTTCTACGATGACCTTAAATGAAAATCCATTTTTAGGGAACCAGGTAATGAACATCCTGAGAACCACAGCAAGGCTATCTACAGGACATACTGAAAAAGTGTGGAAAGAATTTTGTCAAAGGAGCATACCTTAAGCTTGCCCGATAACTCCCAGACTCAAAAGCATTCTTTTTCCCGGGATCCACTTCTAACAATTCTTTCTCTTCAGCCACTGTGGACGAAGTCAGGAGGAAGAAAGTCACAGAAAGCAAGAGACAGATAAGAGGAAAAAAGAgcaaggagggggggagattCGAAGAGTGTTCAATGAagtgagacaaagagagaaagatcaAGAGGGTTGATCATATTCAAAGGGTCTTGAGGAGCTATACTACATTCGGTTCAGGGGATGTTTTGGGAAGATAAATGGGCAGGGACTCACTTTCCCGAGCCTTCTCATTTAAAGCCTTGTCACCCTGGCTCTGCAGGGTCACCAGGGTGAAGTAGACCCCTTTCCTGTCCAAGAGCTCTTCGTGTTTGCCTCTCTCCACTGCACGGCCACGCTCAAAGCCCACAATGACATCCGCGTTCTTTATCGTAGACAGCCGGTGGGCTATGGTGATGGTGGTACGGCCCATCCTCACCTTCAAAAGATCCAAACTGCCATTCAACTCAGCTAAACATAAAACAGACATCTTCACAAAATCTTCAATAATTCTCCTTGATGAACAAATGTGGCACTTTATGAAAGAAGCTTTGACATGAAATAATATGGCTTTTCAACATATTCATGAAAGCCTGTAAATCAATGTGTCCACATTGGCATACTGAACACATGGCGTGGGGCGCCCACCTTATCTAGCGCTTCCTGTACCACAGCCTCACTCTCGTTGTCCAAGGCAGAGGTGGCCATGTCCAGCAGCAATATCCTGGGGTTCCTGACCAGGGCTCGAGCGATGGCTATCCTCTGCTTCTGCCCTCCGCTCATCTgaccccctccttctcccacaAGGGTCTCAAATTTCTGTTTAACCAAAGAGGAGACCGTTTGGCAACAGATACTTTTACATATTCGCTCAGGGGCTGGGCATCTGCTGTCAGAGTGTCTCTTCTACCTGGGGCAAGTCCATGATGAAGTTGTAGGCGTTGGCCTCCTTTGTTGCCGTCACAATGTCCTCCATGGACACGCCTGGCCTGCCAAAGCGGATGTTCTCAGCGATGGTGGTGGCAAACAACACAGGCTCCTGCTCCACGATTCCAATCAGAGAGCGGAGCCACTGAATGTTCAGTCCCCGGATATCATGGCCATCTAGGGTCACCTGTACACAGGTCACAGTGAGGTTTGCGTGAGAGTGAATCACAGTGTTTCACTTTATTAATTACTTCATGCATTATAGCTGTATTCCTCCCAGGGAGAGTGGACTGTAGTACTAATTGAGTGCTAATGAAGGCATAATGACCTATACTGAATTCAGTAGTGGTTCATGAGGGCACACTGCAGGGACAGGCCATGTCCCCTGATAGCAGATAGCAGACAATTACAAGCCAAATGTGGTTTAGGCACTGAAGGGTTAGTGATAGCAATGGCAAGTGTATTGTGGACCAAAAGTGGAGTCAACCACATGCTACATTTGtgcaacattttaattttaagccAAAAGTGGCACAATTGTAACTAGCCACATTGAAGATCTATCACTGCATTGGATTCCGGGCCAAATGTGGTCCAAATGTGTATCACACCTGAGACATGGCCTCATCAAGGTTGTGGCTGCATCCTGGCAGACAGATTTTAGTTTTGGATTTGACGGTTCATCGCCATCATTCCATGATGGTATGTGGGTCAACTGAAGTGGCAAGTGTGGACCATCACTCAGTTGCTATCTAGCATACTCTACCTGTTGGAGGCTATCACTCAATATGTGTTCTTGCTTCCAATAAAACCAGGAATGGTTAAACATCCCAAACATTTAGAGCACTATTTCTACCAGTTTACTGATGCTACTTGCCATGCCCTCCTTGGGATCGTAGAAGCGCTGTATGAGCTGAACAGTGGTACTCTTCCCAGCTCCACTTGGTCCCACAAAAGCTGTTGTCTCCCCAGACTTCACAGATACATTCAGTTGTTCAAGAATCTGTCAAAGTACAGAATTTTATCAACTTTGACAGCTTTGCATCACCATAatacaacaataatacaatgttCTCCCATGTTATGTGTTTGCTTATTATTGGGATCCTGGCTTAAGATGTTCTGTGGTggaaaggtttttgtttttgccttacTGCTACTACAATAGCAGAGTAGGAATCTAGCTGGATTTTTGCTctgttgtatgtgtatgtgtaactgTGATTAGTGTGTTCTATCCGGTGGAGTGTTGGATTAGTCTCAGCCATGCCTTCTGGTGGAGTGAGCGTacacacctgggttgtgttTACTAATCACCctaggtgcttaaaggtgtgctccTCTGCTCACTACAGGGCTGAGACTGGGACCACAtgctgagagagtgtgagtttgAGAGGTCATGAAAGAAAGGACAAAGTTAAACTAACCTGATTGGGCAAGCTGAAAAGTTGTCACTGGCTCagagtctgtttttttctggttagtattttagtttttgtttttgcccagaacccgtgagggggaaaggtgaagatgtttatttgttttcgaaTCTGcaggttttctctctctctctctccccttttccctgcctctccctcatGTGGCAAATTACTGTGAAAACCCAGAATTGCTGCAGCTTCCAATCTGATGAAATGTGTTCATAGGACCAGATATAAAGTACAGGTAAACAGACACTTTTGACTTTCAACGGTTTGGGGCATCAGGAAAATATTATAGGAGTATAAAGAGTAATAAGTTTTATGAAATAAACTGACATTATAACATGGAAAACAGTGAAAACAACCCAAAACACAACCTTGACTTCAGGTCTTGAAGGGTAGTAGAAGCTGACATTATGAAACTCAATGTCTCCTTTCACTCTGTCCAGTTTGTACCCAGCTTCTGACATGCAGTCGATCTCTGGCTCCTGCACACACGGGTAAATACTCTGTTACAGCAAAGCTCTGATTGCTACTGCCTCACATGCCATtactgacagcagcacaggcacTGCTGCCACAAAGTCCATAAACACTTACAGCCAAGAGGccttacacactcacaatcaggggcatgcacacatatacagagtATAATGGAAGGACgagagaaaacattttgcaCACTCACACCAGGACTTTGCACACAGAATTACACTCACATTTATAAAGACCATAAAGTGCCACTTATAATAACTATGATGTATTATTAAGTCCTTCCCTCAAAAATTCCAACAAATAGTTCCACAAATGTTACGCATTTGTTTAAATGCGCAATAAACTGACCATGTATACTTAAAATTGTCACatagaaaacacaaacactcactctttCAATTGTCTCAAAAATGAGGGTAGCTGCTCCTCTCCCTGAGGCGAAGGCCTCCAGACACGGAGAAGCTTGTCCAAGGCTCAGAGCCGCTATCAGGACACCAAAAAATACCTGGAGCCagagttaaatgttcttaaaaggTAACCAAACTGTAAAGGGCACACACAAAGCTCTTAACCAGCCTCATTTTAACTCTGTGATTACTCACAGGTTCTCTGATTACTGAGCAGTCCTGTGGGTATCAGATAGAGAACCCTATCAGTAGTCTGTAGAGTGACTGACTCTTAACTCATATACAAATAATCATGTTTGGCCGGGGGTTCAATTCCTTGCCGTGGAACATTTTTTACTGTGATCCATTTTATCAAAAACTCTCTCTGCGTCCctcctgtttaaataaagttaaaatacacaggggggggggggggattgtctgctctccttaaaaaaaactctctcaTCTTGGGGAAAGAAATGAGGCATGCTCTAAAGACAGAAATACACTGAGCACCTTAATGTTTGTTATTTCTTTCTGAGCTGTCTTTCCTCTTAATAATGTTCcagacagttgattttggtaagccaaaGGTTTGGCCGATGACTCTTATTATTCagaatggcttccttgactttcatcgACAtgactctggtcctcatgttgacaaccgccaataacagactccaaatgcaatcaaaaggctagaatcaaaactagatactggaagctctcttatacttgcaccaaggaagcaattgaacacacctagctaatcagaaacacctgtgaagccatttgtcccaaacattatgatgccctgaaatggaggaggactatttataaaaaagtgctgtaatttctacttgGTGCtgccaaaatgtatgaaaaaagctgagaatgtgcactttaaccacactttaattgttttattacaaatctgaaactgtagagagccaaatcaattagaaatgtatatttgtcccaaacattatggtgctcactgtatatatgacTACTGGTCACAACATTAAGGACAATCATGCAAATAAGCACTTAACTTCCACTTaaattgtaggctactttttacaattatttgAACCCTTTCTATTACCCTATTAATGCTGCAGCCAATTACAAACCACCTTGTGCAGCATAACTTTGCACTGGCAGCCGGAGACTCGGCACCTAATGGcactttgattttattttttaaatggctttgtgattttaatttgttttgtgttaaacAATTGGCCTTCGTAACACTGCACATTTCTTTGCCATCTTGAAGACATCTTGAATTTAGTTATTTTGTCCATGTAAAGGCTGACTGAAGGACTCTTTATTGATCGTGAGATATGAAAAATGGTGAGCACCTGCAGCAGGGTTCCTGGGGTGTA is a window from the Anguilla anguilla isolate fAngAng1 chromosome 3, fAngAng1.pri, whole genome shotgun sequence genome containing:
- the LOC118222192 gene encoding bile salt export pump-like; translated protein: MSGSVRLHSIKKLGQENNGYEFSDTEKTDVYMTMSSPKEDKAGKKKDEGAIRIGFFQLFRFATGHEILMMIGGSVCALLHGSAQPLMLLVFGMLTDAFIDYDTELQELANPNKACINNTIQWTNQSAEENLDLNMTRPCGFMKIEEQMTFFAYYYVGIGLSVFILGYLQISLWVTSAARQIQIIRKTYFQKVMRMEIGWFDCNSVGELNTRMSDDINKINDAIADQVGIFIQRFTTFVCGFLLGFVKGWKLTLVMIAASPLIGVGAALMALFVAKLTGRGLLAYAKAGAVADEVLSSIRTVAAFGGEQKEVDRYDKNLIAAQQWGIRKGIIMGFFTGYLWLIIFLCYALAFWYGSILVLDTVEYTPGTLLQVFFGVLIAALSLGQASPCLEAFASGRGAATLIFETIEREPEIDCMSEAGYKLDRVKGDIEFHNVSFYYPSRPEVKILEQLNVSVKSGETTAFVGPSGAGKSTTVQLIQRFYDPKEGMVTLDGHDIRGLNIQWLRSLIGIVEQEPVLFATTIAENIRFGRPGVSMEDIVTATKEANAYNFIMDLPQKFETLVGEGGGQMSGGQKQRIAIARALVRNPRILLLDMATSALDNESEAVVQEALDKVRMGRTTITIAHRLSTIKNADVIVGFERGRAVERGKHEELLDRKGVYFTLVTLQSQGDKALNEKAREMAEEKELLEVDPGKKNAFESGSYRASLRASIRQRSRSQLSNVIPEASISIAGEPVRPYSDSTVSSDIDKTNPIPEAQEKIEPAPVTRILKYNAPEWPYMVFGSIGAAVNGGVNPLYSLLFSQILGTFSMTDTVAQRDEINGICVLFVLIGVISFFTQILQGYAFSKSGELLTRRLRRLGFQAMLGQEIGWFDDHRNSAGALTTRLATDASQVQGATGSQIGMIVNSLTNIGVAIIISFYFSWQLSLVIMCFLPFLALSGGFQARMLTGFAKMDKQAMEAAGQISGEALNNIRTIAGLGKEKMFVEMFEVQVEAPYNAALKKANVYGACFGFAQCVIFLANAASYRFGGFLVEQQGLHFSIVFRVISAIVTSGQALGRASSYTPDYAKAKISAARFFQLLDRRSKINVYSQEGEKWPDFRGNIEFIDCKFTYPTRPDIQVLNGLTVSVKPGQTLAFVGSSGCGKSTSVQLLERFYDPDHGTVLIDGHDSCQVNVQFLRSKIGIVSQEPILFDCSIAENIKYGDNFRDISMDDVITAAKKAQLHDFVMSLPEGYDTNVGAQGSQLSRGQKQRIAIARAIIRNPTILLLDEATSALDTESEKTVQEALDKAREGRTCIVIAHRLSTIQNSDTIAVMSRGFLMEKGSHNELMALKGAYYKLVTTGAPIS